In Lautropia mirabilis, one DNA window encodes the following:
- the fliE gene encoding flagellar hook-basal body complex protein FliE produces MQVEFPGSALKAAADAAAAAARPGGMERLGAGMMAGQVEGAASGSFGSLLMDALRSVSSAQNVADKQQRAFEVGDAGATLESTMLAMQKAQIGFQSAVTVRNRLVQAYSDIMGMQV; encoded by the coding sequence GCAAGTGGAATTTCCCGGTTCTGCCCTGAAAGCTGCCGCCGATGCGGCTGCGGCTGCCGCCCGTCCGGGAGGCATGGAAAGGCTGGGCGCCGGCATGATGGCTGGCCAGGTGGAGGGTGCAGCCAGCGGCTCGTTCGGCAGCCTGCTGATGGATGCGCTGCGCAGTGTCAGCAGCGCCCAGAACGTTGCAGACAAACAGCAGCGCGCCTTCGAGGTGGGTGACGCCGGTGCAACACTGGAGAGCACGATGCTGGCCATGCAGAAGGCCCAGATCGGCTTCCAGTCGGCCGTGACGGTGCGCAACCGCCTGGTGCAGGCCTACTCGGACATCATGGGCATGCAGGTCTGA
- a CDS encoding flagellar brake protein gives MNTPNQQPGTHHGLVPGFLPMSPQDGLDQFRVSGTMAVRSLLRELQGAREHVVLYAHADDELHLVTRIEGLEANDFRLGFPGDEESLEALLEARSLTLVGLTNAVKIQLDIPAVSLREDEGRRQLIAAIPSHGWRIQRREAFRVEPPAADGAEVAVRVVGHREARGRLHDISAGGLCFQWPAGHDLPQVGQPLLHCRIERFRASPLPCDLKVIRIAPSERGDGMLVSCRFQSLPESVGRQVQVYVMDVERRMRSARLDA, from the coding sequence ATGAATACGCCGAACCAACAACCAGGTACCCACCACGGCCTCGTGCCGGGTTTCCTGCCCATGTCCCCGCAGGATGGCCTGGACCAGTTCCGGGTGTCCGGCACCATGGCGGTACGTTCGCTGCTGCGCGAGCTGCAGGGCGCCCGCGAGCATGTGGTGCTCTATGCCCACGCCGATGATGAGCTGCACCTGGTCACGCGCATCGAGGGGCTGGAGGCCAACGACTTCCGGCTGGGCTTCCCGGGTGATGAAGAGTCTCTGGAAGCACTGCTGGAAGCTCGCAGCCTAACCCTGGTGGGTCTGACCAACGCCGTGAAGATCCAGCTGGACATCCCGGCCGTATCGCTGCGCGAGGACGAGGGACGACGGCAGCTGATTGCCGCCATCCCCTCCCATGGGTGGCGCATCCAGCGCCGCGAGGCCTTCCGCGTGGAGCCACCTGCTGCCGACGGTGCCGAAGTGGCCGTACGGGTGGTGGGACACCGCGAGGCGCGCGGTCGGCTGCATGACATCTCGGCGGGTGGACTGTGCTTCCAGTGGCCAGCCGGCCACGACCTGCCTCAGGTGGGGCAGCCGCTGCTGCATTGCCGCATCGAACGCTTCCGGGCCTCTCCCCTGCCCTGCGATCTGAAGGTGATCCGCATCGCCCCTTCCGAACGGGGTGACGGCATGCTGGTGAGCTGCCGGTTCCAGTCCCTGCCCGAAAGCGTGGGCCGTCAGGTCCAGGTGTACGTGATGGATGTGGAGCGCCGGATGCGCAGTGCACGGCTAGATGCCTGA
- the fliS gene encoding flagellar export chaperone FliS produces the protein MFARMHRPSAAAYHAVEIESAVHHTDPHRLVEMLFDGAVTAVMKAGMALKQGNFAAKGESTSKAIRIIDEGLKASLDPSVGSISTNLGMLYDYMTQTLLQANLHNELEKYEEVERLLKDLRDAWQAIRPQVVKSPLYA, from the coding sequence ATGTTTGCTCGCATGCACCGACCGTCTGCCGCCGCCTACCACGCCGTGGAAATCGAGAGCGCCGTACACCACACTGACCCGCACCGTCTGGTGGAGATGCTGTTCGATGGCGCCGTGACCGCCGTGATGAAGGCCGGCATGGCCTTGAAGCAGGGCAATTTCGCAGCCAAGGGGGAATCCACCTCGAAGGCCATCCGAATCATCGACGAAGGCCTGAAAGCCTCGCTGGACCCTTCGGTGGGCAGCATTTCCACCAATCTGGGCATGCTGTACGACTACATGACGCAGACGCTGCTGCAGGCCAACCTGCACAACGAGCTGGAGAAGTATGAGGAAGTGGAGCGCCTACTGAAGGATCTGCGTGATGCCTGGCAGGCGATCCGCCCGCAGGTGGTGAAATCGCCGCTTTACGCCTGA
- the fliD gene encoding flagellar filament capping protein FliD: MGGSLDVNSIVSQLMNVERAPLAKLQKEQAGINTKLSAWGTVKSALSELQTAAEKLIKQDTWNATTASSSNEDQVQATGGNSKGGATGNHSLVVKQLAQSQTVTTRSFANADAVVGGGTLRIQMGTVNEDGTSFTADGERKALEITIPENATVKDIRDIINRSNSGVSANLINDGNGVRLMLTGSQSGAKNAFEISAAGNGLDALNVSATAQAGANGSQRTQVAHDAKMQLNGLDVSSASNKVTDMIEGVTFNLKKADNAPVNITVETNKESLKEDVENFVKAYNKVNSLIAEQTKYDPATKKAGTLQGNGTLVRIQQQVRSLVRAQDDGSGLASAGFELDRNGALSIKDAKLKDLLNNPEKMRTVFAGAQKASGAASAGGAGATGAAGAAASPGAGTGTMSAATAALLSGSAGSGSGVAGMLSARLKEILDDDGSLSGTTKALRRSLDASTSRADRLNEQLERTEERLLKQYAALDKNISNITNSFSSIASLLR; this comes from the coding sequence ATGGGCGGCTCCCTCGATGTCAACAGCATCGTTTCGCAGCTGATGAACGTCGAGCGTGCGCCGCTGGCCAAGCTGCAGAAGGAACAGGCCGGCATCAACACCAAGCTCTCGGCCTGGGGCACGGTGAAGTCTGCGCTTTCCGAGCTGCAGACGGCCGCAGAAAAGCTGATCAAGCAGGACACTTGGAACGCCACCACGGCCAGCAGCAGCAACGAGGACCAGGTTCAGGCAACGGGCGGCAACAGCAAGGGTGGCGCCACGGGCAACCATTCGCTGGTGGTGAAGCAGCTGGCGCAGAGCCAGACGGTGACAACCCGCAGCTTTGCCAACGCCGATGCTGTGGTGGGCGGTGGCACGCTGCGCATCCAGATGGGCACCGTGAACGAGGACGGCACGAGCTTCACGGCTGACGGCGAGCGCAAGGCACTGGAGATCACGATTCCCGAGAACGCGACCGTCAAGGACATCCGCGACATCATCAACCGCAGCAACAGCGGCGTGAGCGCCAACCTGATCAACGACGGCAACGGCGTGCGTCTGATGCTGACCGGCTCGCAGAGCGGTGCAAAGAACGCCTTCGAGATCTCGGCCGCGGGCAACGGGCTGGATGCCCTGAACGTCTCGGCCACCGCCCAGGCCGGTGCCAACGGCAGCCAGCGCACCCAGGTGGCGCACGATGCGAAGATGCAGCTCAATGGTCTGGACGTGAGCTCGGCATCCAACAAGGTCACCGACATGATCGAGGGGGTGACCTTCAACCTGAAGAAGGCCGACAACGCGCCGGTGAACATCACGGTGGAGACCAACAAGGAAAGCCTGAAGGAAGATGTCGAGAACTTCGTGAAGGCCTACAACAAGGTCAACAGCCTGATTGCCGAGCAGACGAAGTATGACCCTGCCACCAAGAAGGCCGGTACCCTGCAGGGCAATGGCACGCTGGTCCGGATCCAGCAGCAGGTTCGCAGCCTGGTTCGTGCCCAGGATGACGGCAGCGGCCTGGCCAGCGCCGGCTTCGAGCTGGATCGCAACGGCGCTCTCAGCATCAAGGACGCCAAGCTGAAGGACCTGCTGAACAACCCCGAGAAGATGCGCACCGTGTTTGCCGGCGCGCAGAAGGCTTCGGGTGCAGCTTCCGCAGGCGGTGCAGGTGCCACGGGTGCTGCAGGTGCAGCGGCTTCGCCGGGCGCAGGCACGGGCACCATGAGCGCTGCCACGGCCGCCCTGCTCTCGGGCTCTGCCGGCAGCGGATCCGGCGTGGCCGGGATGCTCAGCGCCCGTCTGAAGGAGATCCTGGATGACGATGGCAGCCTGAGCGGCACCACCAAGGCCCTGCGTCGAAGCCTGGACGCCAGCACGTCGCGCGCCGACCGCCTCAACGAACAGCTGGAACGCACCGAAGAGCGCCTGCTGAAGCAGTACGCAGCGCTGGACAAGAACATCAGCAACATCACGAACTCGTTCTCGTCGATCGCATCGCTGCTGCGCTGA
- a CDS encoding flagellin N-terminal helical domain-containing protein has protein sequence MAQIINTNIMSLNAQRNLSATQSALATSVQRLSTGLRVNSAKDDAAGLAIAERMNTQVRGMNVAIRNANDAISLSQTAEGSLSKINDMGQRMRELAVQSANATNSDSDRKNLDAEYQALAQEIKRNLAGAAFNGTKLFATAAALTFQVGANAATTDQITINTENLTGENSIVEVIGAANANAASIGTAAGASAALGKLDTMLATVNAKRAEFGAIQNRFEAVIQTLQVSAENQTAARSRIMDADFASETAALTRAQVLQQAGTSMLSQANSLPNNVLSLLR, from the coding sequence ATGGCACAGATCATCAACACCAACATCATGTCGCTCAACGCTCAGCGCAACCTGAGCGCCACCCAAAGCGCCCTGGCCACCTCGGTCCAGCGTCTGTCCACCGGCCTGCGTGTCAACAGCGCCAAGGATGACGCGGCTGGCCTGGCCATCGCCGAGCGGATGAACACCCAGGTGCGCGGCATGAACGTCGCCATCCGCAACGCCAACGACGCCATCTCCCTGTCGCAGACCGCCGAAGGCTCGCTGTCCAAGATCAACGACATGGGCCAGCGCATGCGTGAACTGGCCGTGCAGTCGGCCAACGCCACCAACAGCGACTCCGACCGCAAGAACCTGGATGCCGAGTACCAGGCCCTGGCTCAGGAAATCAAGCGTAACCTGGCGGGCGCCGCCTTCAACGGCACCAAGCTGTTCGCCACCGCTGCCGCCCTGACCTTCCAGGTGGGTGCCAACGCTGCCACCACCGACCAGATCACGATCAACACCGAAAACCTGACGGGCGAGAACAGCATCGTCGAAGTGATCGGTGCCGCCAACGCCAACGCGGCCAGTATCGGTACCGCAGCCGGCGCCAGCGCCGCTCTGGGCAAGCTGGACACGATGCTGGCTACGGTCAACGCCAAGCGTGCCGAGTTCGGCGCAATCCAGAACCGCTTCGAGGCCGTCATCCAGACCCTGCAGGTCAGCGCCGAGAACCAGACCGCTGCCCGCAGCCGGATCATGGACGCCGACTTCGCCTCCGAAACCGCTGCCCTGACCCGTGCGCAGGTCCTGCAGCAGGCCGGCACTTCGATGCTGTCGCAGGCCAACTCCCTGCCCAACAACGTGCTGTCGCTGCTGCGCTGA
- a CDS encoding flagellin N-terminal helical domain-containing protein codes for MAQIINTNIMSLNAQRNLSATQSALATSVQRLSTGLRVNSAKDDAAGLAIAERMNTQVRGMNVAIRNANDAISLSQTAEGSLSKINDMGQRMRELAVQSANATNSDSDRQNLDAEYQALAEEIKRNLAGAAFNGTKLFATAAALTFQVGANAATTDQITINTENLAGDAKFTAVIGNNAKPDGIATVTAASAALGKLDDMLALVNAKRAEFGATQNRFEAVIQTLQVSAENQTAARSRIMDADFASETAALTRAQVLQQAGTSMLSQANSLPNNVLSLLR; via the coding sequence ATGGCACAGATCATCAACACCAACATCATGTCGCTCAATGCTCAGCGCAACCTGAGCGCCACCCAAAGCGCCCTGGCCACCTCGGTCCAGCGTCTGTCCACCGGCCTGCGTGTCAACAGCGCCAAGGATGACGCGGCTGGCCTGGCCATCGCCGAGCGGATGAACACCCAGGTGCGCGGCATGAACGTCGCCATCCGCAACGCCAACGACGCCATCTCCCTGTCGCAGACCGCCGAAGGCTCGCTGTCCAAGATCAACGACATGGGCCAGCGCATGCGTGAACTGGCCGTGCAGTCGGCCAACGCCACCAACAGCGATTCCGACCGCCAGAACCTGGATGCCGAGTACCAGGCCCTGGCCGAAGAGATCAAGCGCAACCTGGCGGGCGCCGCCTTCAACGGCACCAAGCTGTTCGCCACCGCTGCCGCCCTGACCTTCCAGGTGGGTGCCAACGCTGCCACCACCGACCAGATCACGATCAACACCGAAAACCTGGCAGGTGATGCCAAGTTCACCGCCGTCATCGGCAACAACGCGAAGCCGGACGGTATCGCCACCGTCACCGCGGCCAGCGCAGCCCTGGGCAAGCTGGACGACATGCTGGCACTGGTCAACGCCAAGCGTGCCGAGTTCGGTGCCACGCAGAACCGCTTCGAGGCCGTCATCCAGACCCTGCAGGTCAGCGCCGAGAACCAGACCGCTGCCCGCAGCCGGATCATGGACGCCGACTTCGCCTCCGAAACCGCTGCCCTGACCCGTGCGCAGGTCCTGCAGCAGGCCGGCACCTCGATGCTGTCGCAGGCCAACTCCCTGCCCAACAACGTGCTGTCGCTGCTGCGCTGA
- a CDS encoding flagellin N-terminal helical domain-containing protein gives MAVINTNIMSLNAQRNLSATQSALATSVQRLSTGLRVNSAKDDAAGLAIAERMNTQVRGMNVAIRNANDAISLSQTAEGALSKINDMGQRMRELAVQSANATNSDSDRKNLDAEYQALAEEIKRNLAGAAFNGTKLFAAAAALTFQVGANAASTDQITINTENLVGENKITAVIGNNAKPEGIATATTASAALGKLDEMLSLVNSKRAEFGATQNRFEAVIQTLQVSAENQTAARSRIMDADFASETASLTRSQVLQQAGTAMLSQANSLPNNVLSLLR, from the coding sequence ATGGCAGTCATCAACACCAACATCATGTCGCTCAACGCTCAGCGCAACCTGAGCGCCACGCAAAGCGCCTTGGCCACCTCGGTCCAGCGCCTGTCCACTGGCCTGCGCGTCAACAGCGCCAAGGATGACGCCGCCGGCCTGGCCATCGCCGAGCGCATGAACACCCAGGTGCGCGGCATGAACGTCGCCATCCGCAACGCCAACGACGCCATCTCCCTGTCCCAGACCGCCGAAGGCGCCCTGTCCAAGATCAACGACATGGGTCAGCGCATGCGTGAGCTGGCTGTGCAGTCGGCCAACGCCACCAACAGCGACTCCGACCGCAAGAACCTGGACGCCGAGTACCAGGCGCTGGCCGAAGAGATCAAGCGCAACCTGGCCGGCGCCGCCTTCAACGGCACCAAGCTGTTTGCTGCGGCCGCTGCCCTGACCTTCCAGGTGGGTGCCAACGCTGCCAGCACCGACCAGATCACGATCAATACCGAGAACCTGGTTGGCGAAAACAAGATTACCGCCGTGATCGGCAACAATGCCAAACCCGAAGGCATCGCCACCGCAACCACGGCCAGCGCGGCCCTGGGCAAACTGGACGAGATGCTGTCGCTGGTCAACTCCAAGCGCGCCGAGTTCGGTGCCACGCAGAACCGCTTCGAGGCCGTCATCCAGACCCTGCAGGTCAGCGCCGAGAACCAGACTGCTGCCCGCAGCCGGATCATGGACGCCGACTTCGCCTCCGAGACCGCCAGCCTGACCCGCTCGCAGGTTCTGCAGCAGGCCGGTACCGCGATGCTGTCGCAGGCCAACTCCCTGCCCAACAACGTGCTGTCGCTGCTGCGCTGA
- the flhD gene encoding flagellar transcriptional regulator FlhD: MNEDRILAEIRETNLSYLILAQSLIRTDRVQALYRLGLSEEVADLLDQLSPAQMMRIAQGNMLLCRFRFDDAMLWSLLADHGEGVQEEGGERSASRLHAAILRSGRFEETLDERA, from the coding sequence ATGAACGAAGATCGAATCCTTGCAGAGATCAGAGAGACGAACCTTTCCTATCTGATCCTTGCACAATCGCTGATCCGGACGGATCGGGTTCAGGCGCTTTACCGTCTGGGGTTGTCCGAAGAGGTGGCCGATCTGCTTGACCAGTTGTCGCCGGCGCAGATGATGCGCATTGCCCAGGGCAACATGCTGCTGTGCCGCTTCCGCTTCGATGACGCCATGCTGTGGTCGCTGCTGGCTGACCACGGTGAAGGTGTGCAGGAAGAGGGGGGCGAGCGCAGTGCGTCGCGCCTGCATGCTGCCATCCTGCGTTCGGGTCGATTCGAGGAGACGCTCGATGAGCGCGCGTAG
- the flhC gene encoding flagellar transcriptional regulator FlhC, whose translation MSARSLLEDSRQIVKAIRMIELGARLQMLQSETNLPYERLLKLYKEVAGKSPSKGQLPFSTDWFMTWQPNIHASLFYNIHTYLMKSAPIDDSDAIVKAYELYTAEVKSYGVEPMLSLTRAWRLVRFIDSGLVTAMQCRRCKGQFINHPYELEDRFVCGLCEPPARAGKARKAGAIH comes from the coding sequence ATGAGCGCGCGTAGCCTTCTGGAAGACAGTCGCCAGATCGTCAAGGCGATCCGGATGATCGAGCTGGGGGCACGGCTGCAGATGCTGCAGTCGGAAACGAACCTGCCTTATGAGCGGCTTCTGAAGCTGTACAAGGAAGTGGCGGGCAAGTCGCCTTCCAAGGGGCAGTTGCCGTTCTCGACCGACTGGTTCATGACGTGGCAGCCCAACATCCACGCATCCCTGTTCTACAACATTCACACGTATCTGATGAAAAGCGCGCCCATCGATGACTCGGACGCGATCGTCAAGGCGTATGAGCTGTATACCGCTGAAGTGAAGAGCTATGGGGTGGAACCCATGCTCAGTCTCACCCGCGCCTGGCGACTGGTGCGCTTCATCGACAGCGGCCTGGTGACGGCCATGCAGTGTCGGCGCTGCAAGGGCCAGTTCATCAACCATCCTTATGAGCTGGAAGACCGCTTCGTATGCGGATTGTGTGAGCCGCCGGCCCGTGCGGGCAAGGCACGCAAGGCGGGTGCAATCCACTGA
- the motA gene encoding flagellar motor stator protein MotA yields MFVIIGYIVVVASVIGGYAMAGGHVSALFQPLELLMIGGAAFGAFIVANPGKDLKACMAALPSVFKGSKYTKERYLSVMAMLYDILSKARKEGLMAIENDVEQPESSPLFTRYPDLLADHHLIEFVTDYLRMMISGNLNALEIENLMDNEMETHHHEAMVPAHSIQKMADGLPAFGIVAAVMGVVHTMGSVGQPPAILGEMIAHALVGTFLGILMAYGFVGPLADVLTQKTNEAAKELQCVKVTLLASMQGYAPAICVEFGRKVLYSTERPGFAELEGHVKQKRA; encoded by the coding sequence ATGTTTGTCATCATCGGATACATCGTCGTGGTCGCGTCCGTCATTGGCGGTTATGCGATGGCGGGCGGCCACGTCAGTGCGCTGTTCCAGCCGCTGGAACTGCTGATGATCGGTGGCGCAGCCTTCGGCGCCTTCATCGTGGCCAACCCCGGCAAGGACCTGAAGGCCTGCATGGCGGCGCTTCCCTCGGTGTTCAAGGGATCCAAATACACCAAGGAGCGCTACCTGTCCGTGATGGCCATGCTCTACGACATCCTGTCCAAGGCGCGCAAGGAAGGCCTGATGGCCATCGAGAACGATGTGGAGCAGCCCGAAAGCAGCCCGCTGTTCACGCGCTACCCGGATCTGCTGGCCGACCATCACCTGATCGAGTTCGTCACCGACTATCTGCGGATGATGATCTCCGGCAACCTCAACGCGCTGGAGATCGAGAACCTCATGGACAATGAAATGGAGACCCACCATCACGAGGCGATGGTGCCGGCCCATTCCATCCAGAAGATGGCCGACGGCCTGCCGGCCTTCGGGATCGTGGCGGCGGTGATGGGGGTGGTGCACACCATGGGTTCGGTGGGTCAGCCGCCCGCCATCCTGGGCGAGATGATTGCACACGCCCTGGTGGGTACCTTCCTGGGCATTCTGATGGCCTATGGCTTCGTGGGGCCGCTGGCGGACGTGCTGACGCAGAAGACGAACGAGGCGGCCAAGGAGCTGCAGTGCGTGAAGGTGACGCTGCTGGCCAGCATGCAGGGCTATGCGCCGGCCATCTGCGTGGAGTTCGGTCGCAAGGTGCTGTATTCCACTGAACGGCCCGGGTTTGCCGAGCTGGAAGGCCACGTCAAGCAGAAGAGAGCGTAA
- the motB gene encoding flagellar motor protein MotB, translating into MSGPAAKKAQPIVVKRIKKAAHGHHGGAWKIAYADFVTAMMAFFLLMWLLSSASENTLKGISEYFQQPLKLSLIGGSGVGDATAPVPGGGTDLTRKDGQVNKGITKGKDSKKDVKLQKLKERLEASIMQVPALEALRDQIRLEMTVDGLSIQIVDASKKPLFASGKSTVLSPNMRELMRTIGKLLNEVENPVSLSGHTDATPYAGGSTGGYSNWELSTERANSSRRELVQGGMDPNKILRVQGLGAVVPLDKTNPNDPMNRRIAIVVLNEAAQARILGGTEMTTSDEESAAQSIREAAAVGAVQPAKAP; encoded by the coding sequence ATGTCGGGTCCTGCCGCCAAGAAAGCCCAGCCGATCGTCGTCAAGCGGATCAAGAAGGCTGCGCATGGCCACCACGGTGGCGCCTGGAAGATTGCCTATGCCGACTTCGTGACGGCGATGATGGCCTTCTTCCTGCTGATGTGGCTGCTGAGCTCGGCCAGTGAGAACACGCTGAAAGGCATCTCCGAGTACTTCCAGCAGCCGCTCAAGCTGTCGCTGATCGGTGGCAGTGGGGTCGGCGATGCCACCGCGCCGGTGCCTGGTGGCGGCACCGACCTGACGCGCAAGGACGGCCAGGTCAACAAGGGCATCACCAAGGGCAAGGACTCGAAGAAGGACGTGAAACTGCAGAAGCTGAAGGAGCGTCTGGAGGCGTCCATCATGCAGGTGCCGGCGCTGGAGGCCCTGCGCGACCAGATCCGCCTGGAGATGACGGTGGACGGTCTGTCCATCCAGATCGTGGATGCCAGCAAGAAGCCGCTGTTTGCCTCGGGCAAGAGCACGGTGCTCTCGCCCAACATGCGGGAACTCATGCGCACCATCGGCAAGCTGCTCAACGAGGTGGAAAATCCCGTCAGCCTCAGCGGCCATACCGATGCGACCCCCTATGCGGGCGGGTCCACCGGTGGCTATTCCAACTGGGAGCTGTCCACCGAGCGGGCCAACTCGTCGCGGCGCGAGCTGGTGCAGGGGGGCATGGACCCGAACAAGATCCTGCGGGTACAGGGCCTCGGGGCGGTGGTTCCGCTGGACAAGACCAATCCCAATGACCCGATGAACCGGCGCATTGCCATCGTGGTGCTGAACGAGGCTGCGCAGGCACGCATCCTGGGCGGGACCGAGATGACGACCTCCGACGAGGAGAGCGCAGCGCAGAGCATCCGTGAAGCCGCTGCCGTGGGCGCTGTCCAGCCGGCCAAGGCGCCCTGA
- the flhB gene encoding flagellar biosynthesis protein FlhB, with translation MAETSKEDRQLPASEQRLRKAREEGNVPRSRDVAHLLVMGAGMGALALMGPSLADGMRRLMASTFAFDGQVRLYFLDALQPALAHFGDLGWRTLAILLSVCAAAIAASTIPGGFNLSVKALGVKISRISPASGLKRIFSLRNLVEFLKLSLLASLLGAIGSWYAMDRFPEFAALSHGSLAGSVSHAMALVVGGLGLSMLLLFALALFDVPFQWFRHRADLRMTRDEAKREHRESEGDPQLKGQIRSRQREAARRRMLSAVPSADIVVVNPTHYAVAIRYDEAAGGAPRVVAKGLDELAMRIQAIARESGVPVLSAPPLARALYAHVELDQEIPQALYVAVAQVLVYVYQLKRWIPGRSTAPQAPVDLPVPTEMDPKHSEKGKHA, from the coding sequence ATGGCCGAGACCAGCAAGGAAGATCGCCAGTTACCCGCTTCGGAGCAGCGCCTGAGAAAGGCGCGCGAAGAGGGTAACGTTCCCCGTTCTCGGGATGTGGCGCATCTGCTGGTGATGGGCGCCGGCATGGGGGCGCTTGCCCTGATGGGCCCGTCGCTGGCCGACGGCATGCGACGGCTGATGGCCAGCACCTTCGCCTTCGACGGCCAGGTGCGGCTGTACTTCCTGGATGCGCTGCAACCGGCGCTGGCGCATTTTGGCGATCTGGGCTGGCGCACGCTGGCCATCCTGCTGTCGGTCTGCGCAGCCGCCATTGCCGCCAGTACCATCCCCGGCGGCTTCAACCTCAGCGTCAAGGCGCTGGGGGTCAAGATCTCTCGCATCAGTCCGGCCAGCGGCCTCAAGCGCATCTTCTCGCTCCGGAACCTGGTCGAGTTCCTGAAGCTGTCGCTGCTGGCCAGCCTGCTGGGGGCTATCGGCAGCTGGTATGCCATGGACCGTTTCCCGGAGTTCGCCGCGCTCTCGCATGGGTCACTGGCGGGTTCGGTGAGCCATGCCATGGCGCTGGTGGTGGGGGGGCTGGGGCTCTCGATGCTGCTGCTCTTCGCGCTGGCACTCTTCGACGTGCCGTTCCAGTGGTTCCGCCACCGGGCCGACCTGCGAATGACCCGGGACGAGGCCAAGCGGGAGCACCGCGAGTCGGAAGGGGACCCGCAGCTGAAGGGACAGATACGTTCGCGACAACGTGAGGCCGCTCGTCGGCGGATGCTGTCGGCGGTCCCATCGGCGGACATTGTGGTGGTCAACCCGACGCATTATGCGGTGGCAATCCGTTATGACGAGGCAGCCGGGGGGGCGCCGCGCGTCGTGGCCAAGGGACTGGACGAGCTGGCGATGCGCATTCAGGCCATCGCGCGCGAGTCGGGGGTTCCGGTGCTGTCGGCCCCGCCGCTGGCACGGGCGCTGTATGCGCATGTGGAGCTGGATCAGGAGATCCCGCAGGCGCTGTACGTGGCCGTGGCCCAGGTGCTGGTCTATGTCTACCAGCTCAAGCGCTGGATTCCGGGTCGTTCGACGGCGCCGCAGGCGCCGGTCGACCTGCCGGTCCCGACGGAGATGGATCCGAAGCATTCTGAAAAGGGTAAACACGCATGA